One Methylocaldum marinum DNA window includes the following coding sequences:
- a CDS encoding Imm49 family immunity protein has translation MSNTPEQQQIDHWLAVSQEGITEKWELYRSGFYARENLPIQGMYCTLAGMHASLARAKFLNGDPIAEVRAEFANAARHILKSFRMAYDETDPDYQGEKADLSAVSETIAIDGLNFALMAADFDLAVELGRGYRDRPDGFSLGLDVNRYVNALAFTVRDRLEDARQRLQAQFDDYARKPPKSAADRNYHSLVTALSGILERDAARFNEGLAAQLKIYQGYARGEGKNTTFEFICDYAVALANLGLRRGLAVTAEHPTLPRGLLIQP, from the coding sequence ATGAGCAACACACCGGAACAGCAGCAGATCGATCATTGGCTCGCGGTATCGCAGGAAGGCATTACGGAAAAGTGGGAACTCTATCGCTCGGGCTTCTACGCTCGGGAAAACCTGCCGATTCAAGGAATGTATTGCACCCTGGCTGGAATGCACGCTTCCCTCGCCCGCGCCAAGTTCCTGAACGGCGACCCGATCGCCGAGGTCCGGGCCGAGTTCGCCAATGCCGCCCGCCACATCCTGAAAAGCTTCCGCATGGCTTACGACGAAACGGACCCCGATTATCAGGGGGAAAAAGCCGACCTCAGCGCCGTAAGCGAAACCATCGCCATCGACGGCCTGAATTTCGCCCTGATGGCCGCCGATTTCGATCTCGCCGTCGAACTGGGACGCGGGTATCGTGATCGCCCCGACGGCTTCAGCCTCGGCCTCGATGTCAACCGCTATGTCAATGCCCTGGCCTTCACCGTGCGGGACCGCCTCGAAGACGCCCGCCAGCGGCTGCAGGCGCAGTTCGACGATTACGCCCGCAAACCGCCCAAAAGCGCGGCGGACCGGAACTACCACTCGCTCGTCACGGCTCTGTCCGGCATCCTGGAGCGGGACGCGGCGCGCTTCAACGAGGGACTGGCCGCGCAACTGAAAATCTATCAGGGTTACGCCCGCGGCGAGGGCAAGAATACGACGTTCGAATTCATCTGCGATTATGCCGTGGCCCTGGCCAATCTCGGCCTGCGCCGGGGGCTCGCGGTCACGGCGGAGCACCCTACCCTGCCCCGAGGCTTGCTGATCCAGCCCTAA
- a CDS encoding IS5 family transposase — translation MRGADITQQELFSYRTLEDRIPKDHPLRKLRAVVDILLTTLDSEFDALYARTGRESIPPERLLRASLIQVLFSVRSERQLVQQIEFNLLYRWFVGLTLDAEVWDHSTFSANRDRLLNERISRLFFERVVLLAEWQDLLSDEHFSVDGTLIQAWASMKSFVKKDGSSPPPEDGGRNPSVDFKGEKRSNATHASTTDPEARLYKKSEGDKAQLCFMGHALMENRTGLVVDVEVTHATGTAERDAAKIMIGRTVTKPGATVGADKAYDVPEFVQALREQRVTPHVARKEKGSAIDGRTTRHAGYRTSLKRRKRVEEIFGWSKTVGGLRQTRFRGLKKVAAQTVFTFAAYNLTRLGGLFGWRWSTA, via the coding sequence ATGCGCGGCGCCGACATCACCCAGCAAGAACTCTTCAGCTACCGAACCTTGGAAGACCGGATTCCCAAGGATCATCCCCTTCGGAAGCTCCGGGCCGTGGTCGACATTCTGCTGACCACGCTGGACTCGGAATTTGATGCCCTCTATGCCCGGACCGGCCGGGAATCGATTCCGCCGGAGCGGCTGCTGCGCGCCAGTCTCATCCAAGTCTTGTTCTCTGTCCGCTCCGAGCGGCAGTTGGTCCAGCAGATCGAATTCAATCTTTTGTACCGCTGGTTTGTCGGGCTGACCCTGGATGCCGAGGTCTGGGACCACTCCACCTTCAGCGCCAACCGGGATCGGTTGCTGAACGAGCGGATTTCCCGGCTGTTTTTCGAGCGGGTCGTGTTGCTGGCGGAATGGCAGGACCTTTTGTCGGACGAGCATTTCTCGGTGGACGGCACGCTGATCCAGGCGTGGGCCTCCATGAAGAGCTTTGTGAAAAAGGATGGCAGCTCGCCTCCGCCGGAGGACGGCGGCCGGAATCCGTCCGTCGATTTCAAGGGCGAAAAGCGCTCCAACGCGACCCACGCCTCGACCACTGATCCGGAGGCTCGCCTTTACAAGAAAAGCGAAGGGGATAAAGCTCAACTGTGCTTCATGGGCCATGCCCTGATGGAAAACCGGACCGGCCTGGTCGTGGATGTCGAGGTGACTCACGCCACCGGCACGGCGGAACGGGACGCGGCCAAGATCATGATCGGTCGCACCGTCACGAAGCCCGGCGCGACGGTCGGGGCGGACAAGGCTTACGACGTGCCGGAGTTCGTGCAAGCTCTCCGGGAGCAGCGGGTCACGCCGCATGTCGCCCGGAAGGAAAAAGGCTCCGCCATCGATGGCCGCACCACCCGACACGCCGGCTACCGGACCAGCCTGAAGAGGCGCAAGCGGGTGGAAGAAATCTTCGGGTGGTCGAAGACCGTGGGCGGGTTACGCCAGACCCGGTTCCGGGGTTTGAAGAAGGTGGCGGCCCAGACCGTGTTCACTTTCGCCGCCTACAACCTGACCCGGTTGGGTGGGCTGTTCGGCTGGCGATGGTCGACGGCCTAG
- the cmr6 gene encoding type III-B CRISPR module RAMP protein Cmr6: MAKPAVPDYLARDSEFSDCPPGHRYTLYGAFWEPERDWKRVENVKPETLNGTFRKFPDSTVRLRDAVLDRQREHARQLGESVLTLDTESISPFVSGTGIEHPLENGMAFLNPYGLPYLPGSGIKGVLRKAAEELSKDVFGEGSQGWSRVAIDILFGKETDDRENEHTRGALSFWDVFPRCDSLAADIMNPHYGPYYQEGKTPADCYSPIPIFFLTVPAKTGFTFHVECDVSRLPADWPEGHWQTLLRAAFGHAFDWLGFGAKTAVGYGALRRSAKAAEPELAAVEEEIWENAGVSYNVSTREMIAETTSQRAVRCEAKALFDALGSKRRQDKAKAKELVARVRVRLQNGTAELLEILPA; this comes from the coding sequence TACACGCTTTACGGCGCTTTCTGGGAGCCGGAACGGGATTGGAAGCGCGTGGAAAACGTCAAGCCCGAGACCTTGAACGGCACGTTTCGAAAGTTTCCGGACAGCACGGTCCGTCTGCGCGATGCCGTTCTCGACAGGCAACGCGAACATGCGCGCCAACTCGGCGAAAGCGTCCTGACCTTGGATACGGAAAGCATCTCGCCCTTCGTCAGCGGCACCGGCATCGAGCATCCTCTGGAAAACGGCATGGCCTTTCTCAATCCTTATGGCCTTCCGTACCTGCCGGGTTCCGGTATCAAAGGCGTTCTGCGCAAGGCCGCCGAAGAGCTGAGCAAGGATGTGTTCGGCGAAGGCAGTCAAGGCTGGAGCCGGGTCGCCATCGACATCCTGTTCGGAAAAGAAACCGACGACCGAGAAAATGAACATACCCGCGGTGCCTTGAGTTTCTGGGATGTCTTTCCGCGATGCGATTCGCTCGCGGCCGATATCATGAATCCGCATTACGGACCGTACTATCAGGAAGGAAAAACGCCCGCCGATTGCTACAGTCCGATACCGATTTTCTTCCTCACCGTTCCGGCGAAAACCGGCTTCACCTTCCATGTCGAGTGCGATGTTTCGCGGCTACCGGCCGACTGGCCCGAGGGACATTGGCAAACCCTGCTCCGCGCCGCCTTCGGCCATGCCTTCGACTGGCTGGGTTTCGGCGCCAAAACCGCGGTAGGATATGGCGCGCTGAGACGCTCCGCGAAAGCCGCCGAACCTGAACTTGCCGCAGTCGAAGAAGAGATTTGGGAAAACGCCGGGGTGTCCTACAACGTGAGCACTCGTGAAATGATTGCCGAAACGACTTCCCAAAGAGCCGTCCGGTGTGAGGCCAAGGCGTTGTTCGACGCGTTGGGATCGAAACGCCGGCAGGACAAGGCGAAAGCCAAGGAATTGGTAGCCCGAGTCAGAGTCCGTTTGCAAAACGGAACCGCCGAATTGCTGGAGATTCTTCCCGCATGA